In a single window of the Nodularia spumigena CCY9414 genome:
- a CDS encoding DUF29 domain-containing protein gives MVSPIIQPATQTLYDQDYYLWLRTTINQLRTGQLSAVDLDNLLEELENMGRSQKRAIKSLLIKLLEHLLKLKCWDGERERNQGHWKGEIRTFRRQIKDELQDSPSLKPYILEIFDLCYQEARKEASDRSQLIIDLFPLIPIGSLEQILDENWFPVYQACVQE, from the coding sequence ATGGTGTCACCAATAATACAACCAGCCACTCAAACCTTATATGACCAAGATTATTATCTGTGGCTGAGGACAACTATTAATCAACTTCGCACGGGACAGCTTTCTGCGGTTGATTTGGATAATTTGTTAGAAGAGTTAGAAAATATGGGGAGAAGTCAGAAGCGCGCAATTAAAAGTTTATTGATTAAGCTTCTGGAACATCTACTAAAACTCAAGTGTTGGGATGGGGAGAGAGAACGGAATCAAGGACATTGGAAAGGGGAAATTAGGACATTCCGCAGACAGATAAAAGATGAACTTCAAGATAGTCCGAGTTTAAAACCTTATATTTTAGAAATATTCGATCTATGTTATCAAGAAGCCAGAAAAGAAGCAAGCGATCGCTCTCAACTAATAATTGACCTATTTCCCCTCATCCCCATTGGTTCCTTAGAACAAATCTTAGATGAAAACTGGTTTCCTGTATATCAAGCTTGTGTTCAGGAGTAA
- a CDS encoding amylo-alpha-1,6-glucosidase — protein sequence MTPDTLTTLEKISLDGKTFTPAAQLSIPEWPSVVSERPQPTLTVKDDDLFLVTDTMGNISGCSLQDGNPNVGLFCADTRFLNRLELQIDRRSPILLSSTAQKGFAISVLCTNPNIDEHLKAETIGIRREIVLNGALFEEIEISNYSTTNVSFELSISFDADFVDLFEVRGAKREKRGQRLRLVESTPQESLTLAYQGLDGFLMESRIQFQYRQPDDFQGYTAIWRLDLASHETQKLGYRINMLTNHQPSSKVSAAFTLVQAKAAELMEEQEWIQQITQIRSDKSLFNRVIERAEQDLYLLRQSFGKNKTVSAGVPWFSALFGRDSLITASQTLMLNPEIAKETLMILASYQGKTEDNWREEEPGKILHELRFGEMARCEEIPHTPYYGTVDATPLWLMLYAEYYAWTHDQETLEKLWPNALAAMEWIDLHLKQSSYLTYYCKSQRGLANQGWKDSGDCIVNHKGELATGPIALSEVQAYVYAAKIQLAEVAKMKKRLDLAERWLDEARHLKVRFNQDFWIKDQDFCALALDGDGKPVESITSNPGHCLSLGIFTPEKAYSVAERLRAPDMFNGWGIRTLSSLSPAYNPMGYHIGSVWPHDNSLIAMGLRSLGLIDQALEVFQGLFDMTSQQPYQRPPELFCGYERNGDDAPVQYPVACSPQAWATGTIFQLLQMVVNLVPDAQNNCLRIIHPTLPESINSLSFHNLKVGATILDLEFERSGSTTACRVVKKRGNLRVVIEA from the coding sequence ATGACACCGGATACACTGACGACCCTGGAAAAAATTTCTTTAGATGGCAAAACTTTTACTCCCGCAGCACAATTATCTATACCAGAATGGCCTTCTGTTGTGAGTGAAAGACCACAACCAACTCTGACAGTTAAAGATGATGATTTATTTTTGGTGACGGATACAATGGGGAACATTTCTGGCTGTTCTCTCCAGGATGGGAACCCCAACGTGGGACTATTTTGTGCTGACACCAGATTTCTCAATCGTCTAGAGTTGCAAATTGACAGGCGATCGCCTATCCTTCTAAGCAGTACTGCCCAAAAAGGGTTTGCAATTTCAGTTCTGTGTACTAACCCGAATATTGACGAACACCTGAAGGCTGAAACCATAGGTATTCGTCGAGAAATTGTCCTCAATGGGGCGCTATTTGAAGAAATTGAAATATCTAATTACAGCACCACAAACGTTAGCTTTGAATTAAGTATCAGCTTCGATGCCGATTTTGTCGATTTATTTGAAGTTCGCGGTGCTAAGAGAGAAAAAAGGGGTCAACGTTTACGCTTAGTAGAATCCACACCTCAAGAATCTTTGACCTTAGCTTATCAAGGTTTGGATGGCTTCTTAATGGAATCTCGTATCCAATTCCAGTATCGTCAACCAGACGATTTCCAGGGTTACACAGCTATTTGGCGATTGGATTTAGCTTCCCACGAAACCCAAAAGCTGGGTTACAGAATCAATATGTTAACCAACCATCAGCCAAGTTCTAAAGTCAGTGCTGCTTTCACCTTAGTACAAGCCAAAGCGGCTGAGTTGATGGAAGAACAAGAATGGATACAGCAAATTACACAAATTAGATCAGATAAAAGTCTCTTTAATCGTGTAATTGAACGCGCTGAACAAGATTTGTATTTGTTGCGTCAGTCTTTTGGGAAGAATAAGACTGTTTCTGCGGGTGTCCCTTGGTTTTCCGCCTTATTTGGCAGAGATTCATTAATTACAGCTTCCCAAACCCTGATGCTAAATCCTGAAATTGCTAAAGAAACCTTGATGATATTAGCGTCATATCAAGGGAAAACTGAGGATAATTGGCGCGAAGAAGAACCAGGGAAAATTTTACACGAGTTACGGTTTGGGGAAATGGCGCGCTGTGAAGAAATTCCCCATACACCCTACTACGGGACTGTTGATGCGACTCCCCTATGGTTGATGTTGTATGCTGAATACTACGCTTGGACTCACGATCAAGAAACTCTAGAGAAGCTTTGGCCGAATGCTTTAGCAGCGATGGAATGGATTGACCTTCATCTCAAACAAAGTAGCTATTTGACTTATTACTGTAAATCTCAACGCGGTTTGGCTAACCAAGGATGGAAAGATTCTGGTGACTGTATCGTGAACCATAAGGGTGAGTTAGCCACTGGTCCCATTGCTTTGAGTGAGGTACAAGCTTATGTTTATGCAGCCAAAATTCAGCTAGCAGAAGTTGCTAAGATGAAGAAGCGGCTAGACTTAGCAGAACGCTGGCTAGATGAGGCTAGACACCTAAAGGTGCGTTTTAATCAAGATTTTTGGATAAAAGACCAAGATTTCTGCGCCTTGGCTTTAGATGGCGATGGTAAACCAGTGGAAAGTATTACATCTAATCCTGGACACTGTTTAAGTTTAGGAATTTTCACACCGGAAAAAGCCTACAGTGTGGCGGAACGGTTGCGCGCGCCAGATATGTTTAATGGCTGGGGGATTCGGACTTTGAGCAGTTTGTCGCCAGCGTACAATCCAATGGGTTATCATATTGGTTCAGTTTGGCCTCATGATAATTCTCTCATTGCAATGGGATTGCGATCGCTCGGTTTAATTGATCAAGCTTTAGAAGTTTTCCAAGGTTTGTTTGATATGACTAGTCAGCAACCATATCAACGTCCTCCAGAACTTTTCTGCGGTTATGAACGTAATGGAGATGATGCGCCGGTACAGTATCCTGTTGCTTGTTCACCACAAGCTTGGGCGACTGGTACTATATTTCAATTGCTGCAAATGGTAGTTAATTTAGTCCCTGATGCTCAAAATAATTGTTTGCGAATTATTCATCCGACTTTACCAGAATCAATTAATTCTCTATCGTTTCATAATTTGAAGGTAGGCGCTACTATCCTAGATTTGGAGTTTGAGCGTTCTGGAAGTACGACAGCTTGTCGGGTTGTGAAAAAACGCGGTAATCTGCGGGTGGTGATTGAAGCGTAA
- a CDS encoding DICT sensory domain-containing protein produces the protein MSISSSVLSDLLESIPYLRPQLYFKASLTALSHAMEDQVLAATLEQPLIIASFQRERYYRQEAHRYQRLAMRSNQIYVLSAPETDFINSSEYYEKVAFEPEDALSQEWHLVVIANNYATCLVCRESLGSIAKNQQLPEFTPSLDMDTARRFEGIWTSERGVSLKAADLLLNRISVYKPDLGDKIKQARQRFGIGETRKYSPAAQMTEFACDIDTDPFVQRLVTYLQASQYKLHKAYRSITAQARKERLVNSISTAIRRSLDPHEVLQVAAQELGQHLGASRCLIYRAQATDAQAQIKHEFLIPGISPVGGQSWQLEENHLFQEAIQNGEGVCVADTLSDPRVTKSKKLSAIAQKFAIRSWLIEPVLFQGRLLGIVELHYCSVPPHEWQPGELDLVKAIATQMGAALIQAEAYANLEDLNQQLEALDRTRSNLIAITGHELRTPLSTIQVCLESLATEPDMPLELQQVMLSTALSDSERMRKLVQDFLTLSNLESGRVEWHPESLTLQECVDLALSRLRTRSSAEKPPQVKTQIAENLPLVRADGDWLVEVIAKLMDNACKFTLPEGQITITATQNSNQMVEVTVADTGRGIEPNRLEIVFDRFYQEEGALRRTTGGTGLGLAISRQIVNGWGGEIWAQSNGKDQGSQFHFTVPIAQVSYEEKRPKVKSKL, from the coding sequence ATGAGCATTTCGTCTTCTGTGCTGAGTGATCTGCTAGAGTCTATACCCTACCTGCGACCCCAGCTATATTTCAAGGCTTCACTAACAGCCCTTTCCCATGCGATGGAAGATCAGGTTTTGGCTGCAACTTTGGAGCAGCCTTTGATAATTGCTAGCTTCCAACGAGAGCGATACTATCGCCAAGAAGCTCATCGCTATCAGCGTTTAGCTATGCGTAGTAATCAAATATACGTCTTATCCGCACCAGAGACAGACTTTATCAACAGTTCGGAATATTATGAAAAGGTAGCCTTTGAGCCAGAAGATGCCTTAAGTCAAGAATGGCATTTGGTGGTAATTGCTAATAACTATGCTACTTGTTTGGTGTGCCGAGAAAGCCTGGGTTCCATTGCCAAAAACCAGCAGTTACCAGAATTTACTCCTAGTCTCGATATGGATACGGCTAGGAGGTTTGAAGGAATCTGGACATCAGAACGGGGAGTGAGCCTCAAAGCAGCTGATTTGCTGTTAAACAGAATTTCGGTTTACAAACCAGACCTGGGAGACAAAATTAAACAGGCTCGCCAGAGGTTTGGGATTGGGGAAACTAGAAAATATTCCCCAGCAGCACAAATGACTGAATTTGCTTGTGATATCGATACCGACCCGTTTGTGCAGCGCTTGGTGACTTATCTGCAAGCTAGCCAGTATAAATTGCATAAAGCCTATCGTTCGATCACTGCCCAAGCACGAAAAGAGCGTTTAGTCAACTCTATCAGTACGGCAATTAGGCGATCGCTTGACCCCCACGAAGTCCTACAAGTAGCTGCACAAGAGCTAGGACAACACTTAGGGGCTAGTCGCTGTTTAATTTACCGCGCTCAGGCTACAGATGCACAGGCACAGATTAAACATGAGTTTTTGATTCCTGGGATTTCACCTGTGGGTGGGCAAAGTTGGCAATTAGAGGAAAATCATTTATTTCAAGAAGCAATCCAAAACGGTGAGGGCGTTTGTGTAGCGGATACCCTGAGTGACCCTCGTGTTACCAAATCCAAAAAACTATCCGCAATTGCCCAAAAATTCGCTATTCGTTCTTGGTTAATCGAACCAGTCTTATTTCAAGGACGGTTGTTAGGCATTGTGGAATTGCACTATTGCAGTGTACCACCACACGAGTGGCAACCAGGAGAATTAGACTTGGTAAAGGCGATCGCTACCCAAATGGGCGCAGCATTAATCCAAGCTGAGGCTTACGCCAACCTAGAAGACCTGAACCAGCAGCTAGAAGCCCTAGACCGCACCCGCAGCAACTTAATCGCCATTACCGGACACGAACTCCGCACGCCCCTATCCACAATTCAGGTGTGCTTAGAAAGTCTGGCGACTGAACCGGATATGCCTTTAGAATTGCAACAGGTAATGCTGAGTACGGCACTTTCCGACTCAGAACGAATGCGGAAACTGGTGCAAGATTTCCTCACCCTTTCCAACTTAGAAAGCGGACGGGTAGAATGGCATCCAGAATCCTTGACTTTACAAGAATGTGTGGATTTAGCCCTCAGCCGACTTCGCACCCGTTCCTCAGCCGAGAAACCCCCCCAAGTCAAAACTCAAATTGCCGAAAATCTGCCTTTAGTCAGGGCTGATGGTGATTGGTTGGTGGAGGTAATCGCCAAACTGATGGATAATGCTTGTAAATTCACACTGCCTGAAGGCCAGATTACAATTACCGCCACCCAAAACAGCAATCAGATGGTGGAGGTGACTGTGGCTGATACTGGACGTGGTATTGAACCCAATCGCCTAGAAATAGTCTTTGACCGCTTTTATCAAGAAGAAGGAGCGTTGCGGCGAACCACTGGCGGGACGGGCTTGGGGCTAGCAATTAGCCGTCAAATTGTCAATGGCTGGGGTGGGGAAATTTGGGCCCAATCCAATGGTAAAGACCAAGGTAGCCAGTTTCATTTCACTGTTCCTATCGCTCAAGTGAGCTATGAGGAAAAGCGCCCAAAAGTCAAGAGTAAGTTGTAA
- a CDS encoding photosystem I reaction center subunit II PsaD, protein MAETLSGQTPLFGGSTGGLLTKAREEEKYAITWTSPKEQVFEMPTGGSATMLKGENLLYIARKEYGIALGGQLRKFKITDYKIYRILPSGETTFIHPADGVFPEKVNAGREKVRHVPRSIGENPSPAKLKFSGKATHDV, encoded by the coding sequence ATGGCAGAAACACTTTCTGGACAAACTCCGCTATTTGGTGGTAGCACTGGCGGTTTGCTGACCAAAGCAAGAGAAGAAGAAAAGTACGCTATCACTTGGACAAGCCCTAAAGAGCAAGTTTTTGAAATGCCTACAGGTGGTTCTGCCACTATGCTCAAAGGCGAAAACCTGCTATACATAGCTCGTAAAGAATATGGTATCGCATTGGGCGGTCAACTCCGGAAATTCAAAATCACAGATTACAAAATTTACCGGATTTTACCCTCTGGAGAAACCACTTTCATTCACCCGGCTGATGGTGTGTTCCCAGAAAAAGTTAACGCAGGACGCGAAAAAGTACGTCATGTACCTCGCAGCATTGGGGAAAACCCCAGTCCCGCAAAACTTAAGTTCAGTGGTAAAGCTACCCACGATGTTTAG
- the trpE gene encoding anthranilate synthase component I, which translates to MMFPDFSDFSQLALQGNFVPVYQEWIADLDTPVSAWYKVCAGQPYSFLLESVEGGENIGRYSLLGCNPLWILSARGETTTQTHRDGSQVVFAGDPFTALAQCLEPFKPVTLPQLPPGIGGLFGFWGYELIRWIEPRVPVHPPDEGNIPDGLWMQVDHLLIFDQVKRKIWAIAYADLRNPKVDLQQAYEQACDRVTQMLCKLSLPVSPQKTILEWTPPGTQNMGGIEEYTSNLTRTEFCASVEKAKEYIKAGDIFQVVISQRLSTEYTGDAFALYRSLRQINPSPYMAFFNFQDWQIIGSSPEVMVKAERDADGGVLATVRPIAGTRPRGKTMKEDEAFAEDLLQDPKETAEHVMLVDLGRNDLGRVCESGSVKVDELMIVERYSHVMHIVSNVVGKLAPNKTAWDLLKACFPAGTVSGAPKIRAMEIINELEPSRRGVYSGVYGYYDFEGQLNSAIAIRTMVLQNNTVTVQAGAGLVADSEPEKEYEETLNKARGLLIAIRCLQ; encoded by the coding sequence ATGATGTTCCCCGATTTTTCTGATTTTTCGCAGCTAGCTTTACAAGGTAATTTTGTGCCAGTGTATCAGGAATGGATAGCAGACCTAGATACGCCTGTTTCAGCTTGGTATAAAGTTTGTGCTGGTCAGCCTTACAGTTTTTTGCTGGAATCAGTGGAAGGTGGGGAGAATATCGGACGTTATAGTTTACTCGGTTGCAATCCGTTATGGATTTTATCAGCAAGGGGTGAGACTACAACTCAGACACATCGAGACGGTTCGCAAGTTGTTTTTGCAGGCGACCCCTTTACAGCTTTAGCCCAATGTCTGGAACCTTTTAAACCAGTGACTTTACCCCAACTACCGCCGGGAATTGGGGGATTGTTTGGATTTTGGGGCTATGAATTGATTCGCTGGATTGAGCCACGTGTGCCAGTTCATCCACCTGATGAGGGTAATATCCCTGATGGATTATGGATGCAGGTAGACCACCTGTTGATTTTTGACCAGGTGAAGCGGAAAATTTGGGCGATCGCCTACGCAGATTTACGTAACCCAAAAGTAGATTTGCAACAGGCTTATGAACAAGCGTGCGATCGCGTTACCCAGATGTTGTGTAAGTTATCTTTACCAGTATCGCCACAAAAAACTATTTTAGAATGGACTCCCCCAGGAACGCAGAATATGGGGGGAATAGAAGAATATACGAGTAACTTGACTCGGACAGAATTTTGTGCTAGTGTAGAAAAAGCAAAAGAATATATTAAAGCTGGCGACATTTTCCAAGTAGTAATTTCCCAGCGTTTATCAACAGAATATACAGGCGATGCCTTCGCGCTTTATCGTTCCCTGCGCCAGATTAATCCTTCGCCTTACATGGCGTTCTTTAATTTCCAAGATTGGCAAATTATCGGTTCCAGTCCAGAGGTGATGGTAAAAGCCGAACGGGATGCAGATGGTGGGGTATTAGCCACAGTGCGCCCGATTGCGGGGACACGTCCACGGGGGAAAACCATGAAGGAGGATGAAGCCTTTGCAGAGGATTTACTTCAAGACCCCAAGGAAACTGCGGAACACGTAATGCTAGTTGATTTAGGGCGGAATGATTTGGGGCGGGTTTGTGAAAGTGGTAGCGTCAAAGTTGATGAATTAATGATAGTTGAGCGTTATTCCCATGTGATGCACATTGTGAGTAATGTGGTGGGTAAGTTAGCACCAAATAAAACGGCTTGGGATTTACTCAAGGCTTGTTTCCCTGCGGGGACGGTGAGTGGTGCGCCTAAAATTCGGGCGATGGAAATTATTAATGAGTTGGAACCGAGTCGCCGGGGTGTTTATTCTGGTGTCTATGGTTATTACGATTTTGAGGGACAATTGAATAGTGCGATCGCAATTCGTACAATGGTATTGCAGAATAATACTGTAACTGTCCAAGCTGGTGCAGGTTTGGTGGCTGATTCTGAACCGGAAAAGGAATATGAGGAGACTTTGAATAAGGCGCGGGGGTTGTTGATAGCAATTCGTTGTTTACAATGA
- a CDS encoding helicase-related protein produces the protein MTAKIADDLGRLFEVGFNIGILSYIHQNQIKQRFGNLYRSELKHLKFSKIRQRIVDKVVSKRDREIADTWCQFFVQKGFLSGLNFFREYLTSVGCDKPENFRHLEILYYQCCFHGDNSIGTYETDETQWFKDVLSQFDKLENTANYISKYKAKGDFLNADTLILLKYRRKYRVLCLDLSVFSIHTDEDIQNIDYVEIIRRLLMRDVNYIRSKSVFSSLSIDTNSLGLDFSPGLTDYFTAFKYKDKESAKLIQAAGYIYSFYQFLEETGMISDISAPILNAVGYSDRSFNTISIQPENLNIFQTCYQIYKHHDNKEEITDARHRVLNQITRNAFRTFDKGQEFVNSLLGITPNSINIIPRHTEKISDFSNSVAQVPSELISDLGLTGNCNFRDAHSQLIQKSLLSDKTYIFLTGNPGIGKTTAIVNFLKNHLDEGFIFFYVSPRKQVNLDIIEKFKDKQTTKLVDERILAINTHSHLIKDNSGKCSVEYTSNQYQNDFVQGGVHFLNSENVARKARRSNRLEHITDDTIQDAGQKTKGVLNSLCEGLYTVISQELSQNIIATASTQSLKKTDSGDTLKHLEKIFRDAYNTREEKVFPEKMQNISRRIKHLFIMIDEITGDEGGVEFLDGIHKIIKRYELTNPENGFNTKVIIADASIVDQNVIRQHLEDTTPEPNKIYFRHAGDNIQPLSVEDLNFKNLPASIINANSYPAKSLTISYQILIESCKFTDKARLKDKSNLEKNLLEAIFTDIQNLLENSDVAQFIVYIQNKPKLSELIDKIQDKLGEGNFQKNSHYLEIHANISELEKQEIQRYQENVKVIFMTASGSRGLSFPKAKHILVEIPKFEIEKNLMEIIQVIYRGRGNDYLDNQDKYLFFYLAERSFYYEDNPQLSVKESVLSLLNLLLILKASIMTRIYGYGNIGRKKYILIPIGGKSILAAGETFSSQMVNLINQIKKEHQMNRSHELLEKVYTSLEKLMGDGDFVVQKGAEESYLILQKTFNNKFLQLANTFDKLLDFDALELGYINGGLLLVPTANIEESYQIKLLDIEQYANAELWQNMKRISQNQTYPENLRFAIKDAIELVHKLQNASSKTQKLTQKSKNIDQYYALPLFAFISGEVMSEYFTNEIEEPEDERFRDILAAYIRLLYPVTNILPIGHKYQEFPFVVFRSYSLAEIRKQLFTDKYLLNSRELNVLNLILSQ, from the coding sequence ATGACAGCAAAAATAGCTGATGACTTAGGAAGATTATTTGAAGTAGGATTTAATATTGGGATTTTATCCTACATTCACCAAAACCAAATCAAGCAGCGATTTGGAAACTTATATCGCAGCGAACTTAAACATCTGAAATTCTCTAAAATTCGACAAAGAATAGTTGATAAAGTAGTCAGCAAACGAGACAGAGAGATAGCTGATACTTGGTGTCAATTTTTTGTTCAAAAGGGATTTTTATCGGGATTAAATTTCTTTCGCGAATATCTCACATCTGTGGGATGCGATAAACCAGAGAACTTCCGACATCTGGAAATTTTATATTATCAATGCTGCTTTCATGGTGATAACAGTATTGGAACTTATGAAACCGATGAGACGCAATGGTTTAAAGATGTTCTCTCCCAGTTTGATAAATTAGAAAATACTGCTAACTATATTAGTAAATATAAAGCGAAAGGTGATTTTCTCAACGCCGATACTTTAATTTTGCTCAAATATCGGCGTAAGTATCGGGTTTTGTGTCTTGACTTATCGGTATTTTCCATTCACACCGACGAAGATATCCAAAATATTGATTATGTAGAAATTATTCGCCGCTTATTAATGCGGGATGTTAACTATATTCGTTCTAAAAGCGTATTTTCTAGCTTGAGTATTGATACTAATTCTTTAGGTTTAGATTTTTCGCCAGGTTTAACAGACTATTTCACAGCTTTTAAATATAAAGACAAGGAAAGCGCCAAATTAATTCAAGCTGCTGGTTATATTTATAGCTTTTATCAATTTCTCGAAGAAACCGGGATGATATCAGATATCTCAGCACCGATATTAAATGCTGTTGGTTATAGCGATCGCTCATTCAATACTATATCTATTCAACCAGAAAACCTCAACATTTTTCAGACTTGTTATCAAATCTATAAACACCATGATAACAAAGAAGAAATTACCGACGCGCGTCATCGAGTTCTCAATCAAATCACACGTAACGCCTTCAGAACATTTGACAAAGGTCAAGAATTTGTCAATTCACTTTTAGGCATTACGCCAAATAGCATCAATATCATACCACGTCACACAGAGAAAATCAGCGACTTTTCTAACTCCGTCGCCCAAGTTCCCTCAGAGTTAATTTCTGACTTAGGTTTAACGGGAAATTGCAATTTTCGTGACGCACATAGTCAGCTAATTCAAAAATCTCTCCTCTCCGACAAAACCTATATATTCCTCACCGGAAACCCTGGTATTGGTAAAACCACAGCTATTGTTAATTTTCTCAAAAATCATCTCGATGAAGGCTTTATATTTTTCTATGTCAGTCCCCGCAAACAGGTAAATCTCGACATCATCGAAAAATTCAAAGATAAACAAACTACGAAATTAGTCGATGAGAGAATTTTGGCTATCAATACTCATAGTCACCTAATTAAAGATAACTCTGGTAAATGTTCAGTTGAATATACTTCCAATCAATATCAGAATGATTTTGTCCAAGGAGGAGTTCACTTTCTCAATAGTGAAAATGTAGCCAGAAAAGCTAGACGCAGCAACCGACTTGAACATATTACCGATGATACTATTCAAGACGCAGGACAAAAAACCAAAGGTGTTTTAAATAGTCTTTGCGAAGGACTATATACTGTCATCTCGCAGGAATTATCGCAGAATATTATCGCTACTGCTTCTACTCAGTCATTAAAAAAAACCGATAGCGGAGATACATTAAAACATCTGGAAAAAATCTTCCGCGACGCATACAACACCAGAGAAGAGAAAGTATTCCCGGAAAAAATGCAAAATATCTCTCGTCGCATCAAACATCTATTTATCATGATAGACGAAATTACAGGTGATGAGGGAGGGGTAGAATTTCTTGATGGTATTCATAAAATTATCAAGCGATATGAATTAACCAACCCTGAAAATGGTTTTAATACCAAGGTAATTATTGCAGATGCTTCCATCGTTGATCAAAATGTGATTCGTCAACATTTAGAAGATACCACACCTGAACCGAATAAAATCTACTTCCGTCACGCTGGGGATAATATTCAACCCTTGTCGGTGGAAGATTTAAACTTTAAAAATTTACCTGCTTCCATCATTAACGCTAACTCCTACCCAGCGAAAAGTTTAACTATTAGCTATCAAATTTTGATCGAGTCTTGCAAATTTACCGATAAGGCGCGATTAAAGGATAAATCTAATTTAGAGAAAAATCTTTTAGAGGCAATTTTTACAGATATTCAAAATCTTTTAGAAAATTCAGACGTTGCACAATTTATAGTATACATCCAAAATAAACCCAAACTCTCGGAACTTATTGATAAAATCCAGGACAAGTTAGGCGAAGGTAACTTTCAGAAAAATAGCCATTATCTAGAAATACACGCGAATATCTCGGAGTTAGAAAAACAAGAAATTCAAAGATATCAAGAAAATGTCAAAGTAATTTTCATGACTGCTTCGGGAAGTCGGGGTTTATCCTTTCCCAAAGCCAAGCACATTTTAGTGGAAATACCCAAATTTGAAATTGAAAAAAACCTGATGGAAATCATTCAGGTAATTTATCGAGGGAGAGGAAATGATTATCTAGATAACCAAGATAAATATTTATTTTTCTATTTAGCCGAACGTTCCTTTTATTACGAAGATAACCCGCAACTATCTGTAAAAGAAAGCGTTTTAAGTTTATTAAACCTGCTGTTAATTCTCAAAGCGTCTATCATGACGAGAATTTATGGCTATGGTAATATTGGAAGAAAAAAATATATTCTGATTCCTATCGGGGGAAAATCGATTTTAGCTGCTGGGGAAACATTTTCTAGCCAAATGGTAAATCTGATTAACCAAATCAAAAAAGAACACCAAATGAACCGCAGTCATGAATTATTAGAAAAAGTCTATACCAGTTTAGAAAAACTCATGGGAGATGGTGATTTTGTTGTTCAGAAAGGCGCAGAAGAAAGTTATCTAATATTACAAAAAACTTTTAATAATAAATTCTTACAACTTGCTAATACCTTTGATAAATTACTAGATTTTGACGCACTGGAGTTAGGCTATATTAACGGTGGTTTGCTATTAGTACCCACAGCAAATATAGAAGAATCGTATCAAATAAAATTACTAGACATTGAACAATACGCCAATGCAGAATTATGGCAAAATATGAAAAGAATTAGCCAAAATCAAACGTATCCCGAAAATTTAAGGTTTGCGATTAAAGATGCAATTGAGCTAGTGCATAAATTACAAAATGCGTCATCCAAGACACAAAAATTAACACAAAAGAGTAAAAATATTGATCAATATTACGCCTTACCATTATTTGCCTTTATTAGTGGTGAAGTAATGAGCGAATATTTTACTAATGAAATAGAAGAACCAGAAGACGAGAGATTCCGTGATATCCTAGCCGCATATATTCGCCTATTATACCCTGTAACTAATATATTACCAATAGGACATAAATATCAAGAATTTCCATTTGTAGTATTTAGAAGTTACTCCTTAGCAGAAATTAGAAAACAACTTTTTACAGATAAATATCTATTAAACTCCCGTGAATTAAACGTATTAAACTTAATCCTTTCGCAATAA
- the purQ gene encoding phosphoribosylformylglycinamidine synthase subunit PurQ, producing the protein MKFGVLVFPGSNCDRDVAYVTRELLGQPTRMVWHQDTDIADVDVVIVPGGFSYGDYLRCGAIAQFSPVMQQVIAHAQKGKFVLGICNGFQVLTEAGLLPGALTRNRDLHFICDRVPLQVERIDTKWTQGYKTGETITLPIAHGEGRFYADAATLSAIEDHGQVLFRYAGENPNGSLNNIAGICNRQGNVLGMMPHPERASDTSLGSIDGLRLFQGLLEQIAALA; encoded by the coding sequence ATGAAATTTGGGGTTTTGGTTTTTCCGGGTTCTAATTGCGATCGCGATGTGGCTTATGTTACCAGAGAATTGCTGGGTCAACCGACTCGCATGGTTTGGCATCAAGACACAGACATCGCTGATGTGGATGTGGTAATTGTACCTGGTGGTTTTAGTTACGGTGATTATTTGCGCTGTGGTGCGATCGCTCAATTCTCGCCTGTGATGCAGCAGGTTATTGCTCATGCACAAAAAGGTAAATTTGTCCTCGGTATCTGCAATGGTTTTCAGGTATTAACTGAAGCAGGGTTGTTACCAGGGGCATTGACGAGGAATCGAGATTTGCATTTTATATGCGATCGCGTCCCCTTGCAAGTTGAGCGTATTGACACCAAATGGACGCAAGGCTATAAAACAGGTGAAACTATCACCTTACCCATAGCCCACGGTGAAGGGAGATTTTATGCTGATGCAGCCACCTTATCAGCGATCGAAGATCATGGGCAAGTCCTCTTCCGCTATGCAGGAGAAAACCCCAACGGTTCACTCAACAACATCGCCGGCATTTGCAATCGACAAGGCAACGTTTTAGGCATGATGCCGCACCCAGAAAGAGCCTCAGACACCTCCCTGGGGAGTATTGACGGTTTGAGACTATTTCAAGGTTTATTAGAGCAAATAGCCGCCTTAGCGTAA